CCAGTTCCAAGCCAGCGGTGAAGCCTGGAGTGGATCCTCTGGAAAATGAGGCCGTCGCGCCAGAGTTCACCAACCGGAACCCGCGCAATCTGGAGCTCTTAGCTGTGGCCAGGAAAGAGCGGGGTTGGGGGACAGCGTGGCCCTCCCGTGAGTTCTGGCACAGGTAATAACATCGGCCAGGTAATTGACTGACAGCAGTGCAGGGTGCGCTACAAGTTGGTTTCATCAATTCAGTTAACCTGCCAGATGCTTCTGGGGATTCTCTTCGCAGGAATCTGCTGTTCGGTGGTGGAGGAGACGTTAGCAGAGGAGGAGATGGGCGTGGGGGGGcaaacagtaaataaatgtcaggaagaaaatttaaagaggaTGATGTtagaacggggcggggggggggggtgggctgggtgCTTGCTAAGGCTCCTTCTAAAAGATAGGGAGAAGACAGTCTGCCAGGAAGAGCATTCCCAGCAGAGGAAACGGCCAGGGTGGTAATGGGCTTGTGTGTTGGAAGGACTAAAAGGCCTGTGTACCTGGAGCTTAGTGAGCTTTGTGCAAAGGAGTGGATAGTGTAAGGTGAAAATAGAGGAGTAGGTAGGAGACCGATCGTTAACTTTGTAAATTGAAGGAAGCAATTTATGATTTCACTACAGTAGGAAACTGTGAGAGGGTTTAAAGTTTGAGTTTGAATTAAAGGTCATTCTCGTTGCTTTGGGGTGAGCAGATTTTGAAGGGGGTAGGGTAGAAGCAGAAAGACAAGTTAggagtctattcttttttttttttttttaattttttttttttaacatttatttatttatttttaacatttagttatttttgagacagagagagacagagcatgaacgggggagggtcagagagagggagacacagaatctgaaacaggctccaggctctgagctgtcagcacagagcccgacgcggggcttgaactcacggaccgcgagatcaagacgtgagctgaagttggacgcccaacggactgagccacccaggcaccccagttaggAGTCTATTCTTTGTTATAAAGATGGTTGTTTATTGACTGCTTTGTATTTTCCAGGAACTACATTAGTTGCTTTAtgtatgttttctcatttaatccttaaaattaCTTTATGAAGCAGGTGCAATAACGTCCTCCATTTTATAGGAGCAAGAGAATTGAGGCATAAGGGGACAAGGTTAATAACGAGCACCAGAGCTAGGATTCAGATATATTTGGTCTCCCCTAAGAGCCAGGCCACTAGAAATTATTATCActgtgctgttttattttatctgcTGATTTACTTAGTAAGCATGTGTTAAAGGGGAATGTTTCTTAAGGACTCCATAAAATTGTAACAGAAAGTTAGAAATCGTATCTGTGtgatatattcattcaacaatcattAGGCCTGTGGCGTTTCATAGGCATTTTGCTAGAGGCAAGAGATGCAAACATAGAGTAGACGTCATCCCTGTCGGCAGATGTTTTCATGGGTTTGTAGTGAAAGATGGAATAGGGATAATGAAGTGTTACAGTTGTTATGATGCATTTTTACTTAGTGTACGTAGGGAGGAGTCAAAGGGAGAAGGCAGATAACTTGAATTAATCTGGATCTTAAGTCAAAAAAGCTTTTGAAACACCAAACCTATTTACTTAATATTTGGATCATTTAAATAATTAGAGATGTATTTTCCCACCTCTTTTATTTCTATCAGCCATATTCACAGTATTATCAGCATagatttttggtattttatagtAGGAAGTGACCTTAGAGATGAGTCCTCTGCCTTTGTTGAACACATGGTTTAGGATAAGGATCAGCAGACTGTggcccactcttttttttttttttaattttttttttcaacgtttttaatttatttttgggacagagagagacagagcatgaacgggggaggggcagagagagagggagacacagaatcagaaacaggctccaggctccgagccatcagcccagagcctgacgcggggctcgaactcacggaccgcgagatcgtgacctggctgaagtcggacgcttaaccgactgcgccacccaggcgccccaactgtggcccactcttgatttcagctcaggtcatgatctcatggtcgtgagatcaagccctgtgtcaggctctgcactgagtgcagaacccacttgggattctctctctgtcccccgcttgctctctttctctaaaataaaaaaaaataaataaattacaaatctTTTAGCACACCACATACACTGTTTTTCATCTGAATCCTCCCTGCCCTCTTCAAAGTACACCTTGGAATTCCTTTGTGTTGGTTAAGAACATTGGCTCTGGAACCCGACCCCTGGACCGAAATCCCAGCTCCATTGCTTACCATTAGTTTTAATCTTGCTAAAGTGACATAACCTTTTTGGGTCAGTTTCTgactgaaacaaaaaacaaaatcaaaataaaaaaaagaacaaaaatcaaaagaaatggtTATGAGATTATTTTGCTACATGAACTATGCCTGAAACAGGACCGTGCCTGgcacagtagatgctcaataaatgtcagcagCATCGTCATAAAGTGCTACTTCGTTCTGGTGACTGCATAGAATACCACCACATGGATGCTTTTGTTGGCTGGCTCCATATCGTTGATTACCGTAGTGATTTCCAAACAGCGTTGCAATGAATTGTTTTTTCCATGCATTTGATCAGTGAGGTTGGACATGTTTTCATGGGCCTAAGGGccattaatattttctatttctgtgaacaggctgttcagatcttttgcctgtTAAGTTATTGGTCATTTTCTTACTGATTATAGGAGGCTTTTTACATGGAAATTACCTCTTTGCATAATATGtgtttaaagtgttttttgtttctagcttgccttttggtttgtttgctgttttttttttttaactgcagaaaAATTTGTCAGTCTTTATAGAAACTGGATGACATAGTTTGATATCATATTTAAATAAGCTTACTTCGAGATTGTAAAAAAAGAAGTGTACCTTCTAGTattatgatttcagttttttacatttaaatctttgatcaaTCTTTATTTTGGTGTTAGCTGATAAATAAAGGCTTAGAGTAAATATATCCTTACTCATCAGGGTCACAGGTTAGCTCTGCCTCCTTAAATCCTTTTTTGAGGTAGCTGCTGTGTCAGTAATTCTCACTTTTCAGAAATACCAAGTTTCTCTAGGATATTTGAGGTGTTAAGTGTTTGGTTTAGTTGTTGAGGTTATCCTCACAAAGGCAGAGGACAAACGCCTTTCCCAAGTAAAATCCAGGTTAAGTGCGTTGAAGTAAATGAAACACTGTGTTCTTGAGAAATATTTGGCGTTTATTCACCTGAGGCTTTTTAATCTTGAGGATTCTTTTACGATTTTATTCTGTTCTCATCTCGTTTAGGTTGCGAGTTATAAGGACTCAGCATCACGTGGAAGCGCTTGTTGAGCATCGCGGTGGCCAGGTTGTGGTTTCAGCGTCCACTCGGGAGTGGGCCATTAAAAAGCATCTTTACAGCACCACGAACGTGGTGGCCTGTGAGAGTGTAGGACGGGTGCTGGCAGAGCGATGCTTAGAGGCGGGAATCCACTTCATGGTCTACCAGCCCACTCCGTGGGAGGCAGCCTCAGACTCGGTATTTTGGTTTCGTATTTATTTAGAAGGTATTGACTCCCGATGTCAGGTGCTTACATAGTAACGGTAATTGCATGTCTTGGGTTCTTTCCACGTGGCAGCTGCCGAGGTGGGTATCCTGACCTGCATCGTGGCCCAGAGGGTCGGGATTAGTATCCCCTGTCCTGTGTACAAGTAACCTGAGGCTGGCTTGTCCAGAGTCCATCCAGGGGGACTGGTGTACAGCCGCAACGTAGACCGCTCTGCTTCCCCCTCATACGTTAACATCTCGTGTGTCTAATGAGACGCCATTAGTCTTTGACGTCTCTAACGTTTCTTCTTATCCGTGTCATTAAGATCGCTTTCTGAAAAACCAGGGTAGGCTTGGAAGTTAGCAAGGAGCAAGGCGGCTGTTTCACCTCTCTTTCTTTTGAGGAGTGGGAAGCACGGTTTATTGCCCGCTTATTGTGCTGacttaatcttttccttttttctgatcTTCAAAACCAGATGAAGCGACTACAGAGTGCCATGACAGAAGGTGGTGTGGTGCTTCAGGAGCCCCGGAGAATCTATGAATGAACTAGAAGCATTGTTCCGAACGTATGGATATAAAGCTGTGAGCTGTTACATCCTTCAGAAGAGAGCATCTGGAAGAACAGCCAGCTTGGAAGTTTTATACAATCACGTAACAGTGGAATGTTATTACCAGTTAAGAAGGTCGTCCCTTTCaccccttgtgtgtgtgtgtgtgtgtgtgtgtgcatcttgtTGCTTATCAAGGGCTAAATTCTTACCTTCTCTTGGACAGAAGTACCTGAGAAAAGCTGTTGCCAATGATAATTAACTTTCGAAAGACAAATTGTTTATAAGCTAAAGAATAAATGCATATTATGAACACTTTCtggttaaatgaattttttttttttgcctttgagcTCACTGTGgcaagagcacacacacaagatttATGCAAACTGCATGTCACCACCTCCAGCGCAGAGGGTGATCTCAATAAACGATGGCCGTTGCTGCTCAGagtgtggacttttttttttttaataggaaatgcCTGTATCAGTCAATTTATTATAAATAGCCTTAGTGCTGTGAAAAAAAGGGGCAAATCCTAACCTCAGTTGGGCTCCTGAACCCTAACCTGCAGAAGCAgatttgaaagaagaaagcacaGTGGGGAACTGAAGCAGCGGTGGAAAGGAGCAGGGCTGGTGTATATCATATGCCATTAAGTGAGTTTGTTGGATGGGTGGTGAAGCTGTGCCGGGTGGGAGTCACGGCAGCTCTCTCACGGGAGTGGATTAAATCAAAAGAGGTTAACTACTTCCGGTTATTTAAGACAGATGTGAAGAGGAAGAACATGTAAGCAGTTAGGGTAGCTTCTGGAGCATTTCCTCccagtttttaaatgtgtatccCAATTATACATACATAAGTGAAATAACATTACTATTTCCAATCTGAATATTTGATAGGTTCCTGAAAAAAGCTAAGTATGcaccaacattttttaaaagtatgattgGTTCTGAGAGGCCTTCAAGGGAAGACGTAAAGACTGATGGACTAGTGGCTTCGGAAATTGACAGACAAAAATAGAGTTCACCTGGAAGTGACACTGTAcgtgggttccccccccccccaccccccagcaaggAACAGGTGGATGTTTTTTTTTACCTCCGCAAGGATTATCCCAGATCATCTCTGCAGTTCGATAGGCAATTATTGAGGCTTTCTGCGGAGAGTTTGATAGAAGGATGATGCagacaaagtgaagaaaaagaaggggtgttgggggaggggacggggcaGCTCAATACGGGCGAAGTGGGAACAAGTGCTGATCTCAAAGCGGACGAGAGGTGGTCCCTCCACCCTGCCACAGCTGCCGTCCTGACCTACGTACCGCAGTTCCTCCAGGTGCTGTCTACCGGCCCGTTTTCACCCTTCTTCAGGCAACATTTTCTCCCACCACCCGTCCTAATACCCTAGGTCTCGGTAAACCGCACCTTAAAGTCGCTGCAGAGATTGCGGCGCGGAGCAAGGGGAAAGGGGCTTTGGCTGGAAGGCGGGGTCTAAGCGAGCCCCGCCCGCGGCCGAGGTGTAAGGGCGGACACCTGTGGGCGGGCAGGTGGCGGCACGCGGCCGATCGCACGCTCCCGGGCCGCCCGCTTCCCGTGCGAGCCCTTTAAGGCGGCCGGCGCGGCGGAAGCGCGTGGCTGCACGTGGCCGCACCGGGCGCCCTCGGCGGAGCTGCGTGGCCATGGACGTGGGCGCCGACGAGTTCGAGCAGAGCCTCCCTCTGCTGCAGGAGCTCGTCCTGGGCGCGGACTTCGTGGGTAAGGGCGGGGATTACGGGCCCTGTCGCCGCATCCCTCTGGCCCGCGGGAGCCTGCACAGGGTGTGGCGCGggcgggacaggggcagggaggtgaggCCCAGCCGGGACGCTCGGCAGGCCGCGGGAGGCGCAGAGAGGGCCCTTCCGACGGACGGGGACATTCCTTCTGGGGCCTGGGCGGTGGGACGTTAGGCAGCGATTACGCCTTGGCCCCACTGTGGGCCGGGTGGAGCCGAGCGGATGGGATGAGTGGCCTGGCTTGTCCTTTGTCTTTCTCCTGTCTTCTTGACCCCACCTGGCCTCCTGAGCCGAGTACGCTCGCTCACCTGCAACACTTACAACATGAAGAGCCGTGGCAATGGCCTGCGTCTGCGGactcttgtctttttttgttttttgcctcccCCGTAGGTCTGGACATAGAGTTCACGGGCCTTCGTTCTAACCAGTCCCGGCCCCAGCAGATCAGGTAAAGCCAAAGCTGCCTTACAGCTGAGCTAGGGAGGGGCTCACCTGTTGCCCTTCCGACTGGTGTTCTGGCCACTTGCACATTCTTTCTCTGCAGACACCTTGTTGGcacgggggcggggcaggacagcactttgtgtgtgggggggtggtctTTGTCCACTGAGCACTGGGAGTACGTAATAGTTGTAACAAGGAAAAATGCTGCTTGTGGTTGAGAGAGGCTGGTCCAAAGTGGAGTCTGGGGTGCCTTCACACCATTTCCTTCCCTGTGGGATGGAGATGTCTGTTTTTCCACAGCCTGTTCGACCTGCCCTCGGAGTGGTATCTAAAGACCCGTCAGAGTGTTCAGCAATTTACAATCTGTCAGATTGGTGAGTTTCTTCTTCAGCTGTTTGCTACCACTTACTGAAGGAGGGGTTTGTATCGCCTTTGGGTTTCCTGCTGGTAAAACAGCTTTGACTCCTTTCAGAGATGCTGGCTTCAATTTTGGCCGTGTTGTGCCTGTGGGGCCCGACATTTGGGAACAAGCAGAAACTGAATTAGCTGCACTGTTCCCATGCCTAAGTAAATCAACATTAAAGAATCTGTAtcctctctcaagaaaaaatgcGTGTGGTTTTTGCTTAAAACCTGCAAGAACAAGATCCTGTTATAAAGCGTCTCGCTCTGCAGACTTTTTCACTAATGGGGCTTAGACATCTTTCTATATCAGCATAAACAGATTCCCGTTCATTTTTTAACAGTCACGTAGTGTTCTAGCTGTGAATGTACGGATTGACTCAGTCTCCTTATGATGCCTTTTTACCTTTTGTGTATAATCAAACAAGTTGTGTTAACTGTCCTGGTGTTTATGGATGTGTTTGGTATACTACCAGCAGTGGTTGTGGAGTTAGTATGTGCTTGAAAGTATGAACTTGGGGGGGCCAAACGATCCCTCTCCTACCAGCCATCCACAGAATTTACACTGACTTCTAAAGCACTGAACGTGCCTGGTTTCCTCACTCGTGCTGGGTAAGATCAGTCTTCACTTTTTTGCCCACCTGGTAGAGGAAAAATCTAATTGTTCtgatctacattaaaaaaatttttttttaatgtttattcatttttgagagacacagagcatgaacggggaaggggcagagagagagagggagacacagaatccgaaacaggctccaggctccaggctccgagctgtcagcacagagcccgatgcggggctcaaactcacgaactgcgagatcatgacctgagctgaagtcgggtgctcaaccgactgagccacccaggcacccctgatctacATTTTAAATGCTGGGTTAACCTTTTTTGTAAAGGGGTAGGCGATACATTTTTCAGGTTTTGCAGATCGTTCATATGGTCTCTGTTACAGCTACCTTTCTGTTGCTGGAAGTTAGCCaaagataatatgtaaatgagcATGGTAtgtttcaataaagttttatttacaaaaaaagatcTTGAAACAGATTTTACCCTTGCTTTTTCTATgctgagcatgtgtgtgtgttctctctccttgTCCTTTGCTATTTTTCTGTTGCAGTTTTTTTCTTAACGGTAAGACCTCTTTGAAAAGTATATGAAACAGCATGTAGATATGTTTCTGTTGTCTTCCCCTACTTTGAAGTCTTCTTCACTTCACCATAGGGTCTTCTTAGCCATGCAGACATTTTAAAGTCCTTCACTGtataaatctgttttctttagCATTTCCTCCGGTtagttttaaaactagaaaaatgtcagttttctgtatttgaagAACCATTCACAATTATAGTTTAGTAATTTCAGTGTGAATTACAGTTTGAGAGCTCtcctgtttctaattttttttttttaagagattatcTTATTCTAAGGCATACAAAGTATCTTTAGGTGCAAAGTACCGTTTGCAATGTTTCCTTTCTGCAGCTAACTTTTGATAGCTTTGCTTGGGTATTCACTCCCTCTGTTCTTCTTGTAGGATTGTCTGTGTTTTCCAGTATTGAAGGAGAGTCAAACAAGTATGTATAAAGACCTTTTGCAAAACACCTGGCTCTTGCCCACTAATCTTCTCCACCTGCTCTCCCCTCCATCTtctgccccaggctctgaaccacTTTGGCCCTGGATGTTCCAGGTTCTCCTCCCCTTCTGTGCCCTTCCGGCCTCCTGTCCCCTGCAGGTTCTGGCTGCTTCAGGTCTCTCTTAGGGCAGCATCTTTTCCGGGGGTCTTTCCTGGCACGTCggtgcccctctccctgtttCTGTGAGCCTTCAGGGTAGGTCTAATGAGGGTGATGTGACTCCTGGACACCAGCAGGCAGAAAGCGTGCTGAACGGTGGACTCAGGATGGGGGTGGACCCTTCCCCGAGGGCAGGAtctctgcctttttcctttgGCCCCAGGGCAGTTAGCAGTACTAGAAGCGGCCAACGTTTAGGTGCTTCTCAAGCGAAAGAAGTAATTCGCTTAGAACCCTGCCCTGTGGactagaactgaaaaaaatgtctttggcttttttttttttttcttaacgtttatttttttataggtaTGTAGCCCATTCGTgtaacttctttctcttccccacgACGTTTGGGGTTTTGGATTCGGAGTTCTCTTTCCAGGCTTCCAGTGTCCAGTTTCTGAATCAGTATGGCTTTGACTACAACAAGGTATGGCAGcagagcggggaaggggaaggtttttttttgtttttgtttttgtttttttaaagctttatttatttataatagcacaagtgggagagggacagagagagagggagagagaaaatcccaagcagggtccacactgttagcacagagcctgacacagggctcgaccctgtgaaccatgagatcatgacctgagccgaaatcaagagtcagatgcttaaccgactgagccacccaggcaccccagagatagGAAGGTTTTAAAGGTTCTTTGGTCCAGCTGGGCTGTGTCTCATTTCCTGTGCACGTGAGACTGGACAAGGAGGGCTTCTTTTTCATCTGCTGCACAGAGGATGCCTCCACTAGTCTGCTTGTTCTCATCCTGTCTAGTTTCTCAAAAACGGGATCCCATATATGAATGAAGAACAGGAGAAGAAAATCAAACACAACATCCTGACTGGGAACTGGAAAGTTCGCAGGTAAAGCCTGTTTCTCCAGGTGCTTCGTGGGTTTGTTTCTGGTGTTTTTCCGCGTTTCCTGTGGGTAGGTGTGCTGGCTCGAGAGCACAGTGACCTCGCGGTGTCACCTTTAACCGGGGTGGCTTCGGCAGTATGCAATCAGCCAAACACGACAGCTCAGAGTGACGGTGGTTCCGTTCCTTCCGCTGCGATGAGAGCCCTCTTGCTGCATCAAGTATGATTTTTATGTTCAAAAGTGAAGGGAAGTGGGGAAGAACCGACTCTTGACTCAGTACTTCAGTGGAGAAGCAGGAACTCCATTCCGGTGCCACAGCGGGGAGGGGCTCTGCGGGACTCCCTGTGATGCGTTGTGCTGGCTTTCAGTGTGATCCTGGGGAGGTTTCAGGGGTAAATCCCGGGTAACCTTGACCATGCTGGTCATAGGCCTCGGCCTGGACCTACTGCCCCGTGTTCTTGAATCTGAGCGCTCCCGAGGGCggggtctctgcctctcttctttgGCCCCAGGGCCAGTTGTCCTACTGGAAACCCCGTAATGCCGTAGAGCTGGGCCAGGAGTGATGCAGTGACAGCATCGCGTGGTCACCTGGGCCCCAGACAGGCCCTGCAGTCAGTTGTATGGAGCTCAACCAGTCACTTCAGCAACTTGAGCTTTAGAGTCTTGCCTTTATCGGGAGGGGGCTTAAATTAGACCAGTTTTAGCTCTGGAATGTTCTGGCTGATTATTAGGTCCAGATAACTACATACTATTGGAggtggggggttttgtttgtttttgttaagcCCTATACCCAAGCTGGACCTCGAAaccacaacctcaagatcaagagttgcatgttccactgactgagccagccaggcacccccagaagttttgggcttttttcttccccccccctgAAATCCTCATTCATGGATCTTCaataaaaatgtctctttttgtAAGAGGAaaactatttgaatttttaaccTTCTGTTATTTTCAAATGTTGGAGAAGAGTCTTTCCTCATCTCAAAATAACATCATGTTCTTGTGTCCCTAACATGGGAGAAGATGTGCTTACCAAAGTTCCTGTCTTTTCCTTATGTCACCAGATGGTGCTTTATTGCCCCAAAGGCCGAATTAAGCAGACGGGCCTGACTGTAGTGCTCAGCGTTGGCTCGATCCCAAGGCCTCTTCCTGCATGCGTCCCAGTGAGGCAGAAAGGATGGGGCGTGCCCCTGCGAATGTATGGGAGAGCATAGGCCAAGCGTCTGGCTTTCTCTTGCAGAGAAGGCTCAGAAAATAGTCCCTTTGGGGTCCATTCTGTTGCCCGGATCACCGTGTTAAAGCTGGCACCCTCAACCCCTGGTCACGTTCACACTGTCTTGAGGTTCTGTGGTTCCCGTGGTTTTCTCCAACCTCCCATTTCTGTGTGCCCGCTTTCAGTTCTCTGGATAAAGACCAGATCAAGGTGGTGATTGATGAGGTGACACGGTGGCTGGACCTGGCGGAGGAGGGCGACTGGATGACTCTCCCTGGTATTGCTGGTAGGCAGGAGGCTCTTCCCGAGCCTGGGAGTGTTGGGGCCGGTCACTGGCAGGTGTGGGGGTCGGGGGAAATGTACCCCCTCTGTCTTTGTGGATCCTGGGCGTCAGCTCAGCAGGCACGTTGTCCTTGGGGTTAGATCAAGCTCCGACCTCAACTCAGAAGCTGGAGGCattttgatctgttttgtttggttttgttttgtttttacatttgcttatttttgagagacagcacaagcaggggaggggcagagagaggagacacagaatctgaagcagcatccaggctctgagctgtcagcacagagtccgacgcagggctcaaactcacaaaccacaagatcatgacctgagccgaagttgaactctcaaccgactgagccacccaggcaccccatacctgtttggtttttttaattaaaaaaaaaaaaaaaacaaacatttttttttttaattttttttcaacgttttttattttatttatttttgggacagagagagacagagcatgaacgggggaggggcagagagagagggagacacagaatcggaagcaggctccaggctccgagccatcagcccagagcccgacgcggggctcgaactcacggaccgcgagatcgtgacctggctgaagtcggacgcttaaccgactgcgccacccaggcgcccccaaaaatacttatttttgagagagcgagagcaggggaggggcagagagagggaga
The nucleotide sequence above comes from Panthera tigris isolate Pti1 chromosome B2, P.tigris_Pti1_mat1.1, whole genome shotgun sequence. Encoded proteins:
- the MRPL18 gene encoding 39S ribosomal protein L18, mitochondrial isoform X2, whose amino-acid sequence is MALRSRFWEWLSVCRNRGCGVAALSTSSKPAVKPGVDPLENEAVAPEFTNRNPRNLELLAVARKERGWGTAWPSREFWHRLRVIRTQHHVEALVEHRGGQVVVSASTRETTTECHDRRWCGASGAPENL
- the MRPL18 gene encoding 39S ribosomal protein L18, mitochondrial isoform X1; protein product: MALRSRFWEWLSVCRNRGCGVAALSTSSKPAVKPGVDPLENEAVAPEFTNRNPRNLELLAVARKERGWGTAWPSREFWHRLRVIRTQHHVEALVEHRGGQVVVSASTREWAIKKHLYSTTNVVACESVGRVLAERCLEAGIHFMVYQPTPWEAASDSMKRLQSAMTEGGVVLQEPRRIYE